The Halococcus salifodinae DSM 8989 DNA window CTCTAATGGCTGGTCGTGGATGACGATGTACGTCACCCGTGTTGTCGGCGACGAAAGGGTCCTCGAACCGCCACGGAGCAGGTTGATTTCCTCTCCGACGATGTCCGACATGATCACCGTCGGCGATGGAACATTATCGTCCGCGATGACCCCATCGAGCGTTCGAACGGGCGTGTTCATCTCTCCTCCGGTATGTCGAGCTTCGCCCATCCCGCGGGGTGTGTCGCTACGTGAGTCGAATGCTATCGTCCCATCCGAATTCGATATGGCGCAATCCATCACCGTGGCATCGATCCCATTCAACGGCTGTGTTGAATCGCCATAGGGCGGTGGATTTCACTGCTTGACGGAACGTTTGATGTTGTAGACGACACACATCAGGGTGATCTCTCGGAACTCA harbors:
- a CDS encoding FkbM family methyltransferase, whose translation is MDCAISNSDGTIAFDSRSDTPRGMGEARHTGGEMNTPVRTLDGVIADDNVPSPTVIMSDIVGEEINLLRGGSRTLSSPTTRVTYIVIHDQPLERLGSSKQEVEELLRTYGFDELEYLRENLLKAKKSRQTG